The Rhinolophus ferrumequinum isolate MPI-CBG mRhiFer1 chromosome 4, mRhiFer1_v1.p, whole genome shotgun sequence genome has a window encoding:
- the SERP2 gene encoding stress-associated endoplasmic reticulum protein 2 isoform X1: MVAKQRIRMANEKHSKNITQRGNVAKTLRPQEEKYPVGPWLLALFVFVVCGSEERRRTCVGSRTPAVRSEMDNLEKISHQPLAPSSHLSDHSEHKDGHVTRPGI; encoded by the exons ATGGTGGCCAAACAGCGAATCCGGATGGCTAACGAGAAGCACAGCAAAAACATCACCCAGAGAGGGAACGTAGCCAAAACCCTG AGGCCGCAGGAAGAGAAATACCCTGTGGGACCCTGGCTGTTGGCACTGTTTGTTTTCGTTGTCTGTGGCTCAG AGGAAAGACGGAGGACATGCGTCGGCTCCAGAACTCCTGCCGTAAGATCTGAGATGGACAACCTGGAAAAGATATCTCATCAGCCATTGGCTCCCTCAAG CCATCTTTCAGATCATTCAGAGCATAAGGATGGGCATGTGACAAGGCCCGGGATTTGA
- the SERP2 gene encoding stress-associated endoplasmic reticulum protein 2 isoform X2 has protein sequence MVAKQRIRMANEKHSKNITQRGNVAKTLRPQEEKYPVGPWLLALFVFVVCGSAIFQIIQSIRMGM, from the exons ATGGTGGCCAAACAGCGAATCCGGATGGCTAACGAGAAGCACAGCAAAAACATCACCCAGAGAGGGAACGTAGCCAAAACCCTG AGGCCGCAGGAAGAGAAATACCCTGTGGGACCCTGGCTGTTGGCACTGTTTGTTTTCGTTGTCTGTGGCTCAG CCATCTTTCAGATCATTCAGAGCATAAGGATGGGCATGTGA